Proteins encoded in a region of the Equus asinus isolate D_3611 breed Donkey chromosome X, EquAss-T2T_v2, whole genome shotgun sequence genome:
- the LOC106844060 gene encoding melanoma-associated antigen D4 isoform X1: protein MRTGDLVERAFVGKAGGLEGSAHAQAAQPRGGGCAERRGGVVGAAVLAAVGEGEAAGFLVLRTDAIGAPGKGSVPDRIYPNRPACPPCTACMAEGSYRMESESYNVEDMDEGSDEVGEEEMVEGNDYEEFGAFGGYGTLTSFDIRILRAFGSLGPGLRILSNEPWELENPMLARTLIEAFQLDPETLANEAAARAANVARAAASNRAARAAAAAARATYNQVVASHLVATDQASGEDTRPMTCPAEAQRATPETTLASPHSSQMLLNSEMAAPKAPATSTQPQTASQAQEAATEGPSTACAFSQAPGASEMEATRPKTAFLGQNDVFDFTQPAGVSGTAFPRPKRPAPAQEAATEGPSAASGVPQAASAREGAATRPKTTKSGKALAKTRWVEPQNVVAAPAAKAKMATSIPEPEGAAAPAQHSAEPWARMGGKRTKKSKHLDDEYESSEEEREPPAVPPTWRASQPPLAVRAQMAPRPPMALRSQVPSRHVLCLPPRNVTLLQERANKLVKYLMIKDYKKIPIKRSDMLKDVIREYDEHFPEIIERATYTLEKKFGIHLKEIDKEEHLYILVCTRDSSARLLGKTKDTPRLSLLLVILGVIFMNGNRASEAVLWEALRKMGLRPGVRHPFLGDLRKLITDDFVKQKYLEYKKIPNSSPPEYEFLWGLRARHETSKMRVLRFIAQNQNRDPREWKAHFLEAVDDAFKTMDVDMAEEHARAQMRAQMNIGDEALIGRWSWDDIQVELLTWDEDGDFGDAWARIPFAFWARYHQYILNSNRANRRATWRAGVSSGTNGGASTSILDGPSTSSTIRTRNAARTSANFFSWIQQR from the exons ATGCGCACTGGGGACCTGGTGGAAAGGGCTTTTGTTGGGAAAGCCGGCGGGCTGGAGGGGTCCGCGCATGCGCAGGCTGCCCAGccgcgggggggggggtgcgcgGAGAGAAGGGGCGGGGTGGTCGGAGCTGCTGTGCTGGCAGCAGTAGGCGAGGGCGAGGCTGCGGGGTTCCTGGTGCTGAGGACGGACGCCATTGGAGCCCCGGGGAAG gGCTCTGTCCCTGACAGAATCTACCCCAACAGACCAGCCTGCCCGCCTTGTACTGCCTG CATGGCTGAGGGAAGCTACCGCATGGAATCGGAAAGCTACAACGTTGAAGACATGGATGAGGGTAGTGATGAAGTCGGGGAGGAAGAGATGGTTGAAGGCAACGACTATGAAGAATTTGGTGCTTTTGGAGGCTACGGCACCCTCACCAGCTTTGATATCCGAATCCTCAGAGCCTTTGGGAGCTTGGGTCCAGGCCTTCGCATCTTGTCG AATGAGCCCTGGGAACTGGAAAACCCTATGCTGGCCCGGACTCTGATAGAGGCATTTCAGCTGGATCCGGAAACACTTGCCAATGAGGCAGCCGCCCGTGCAGCCAACGTAGCCCGCGCTGCCGCCTCCAACCGTGCCGCTCGggctgctgccgccgctgcccGTGCCACCTACAATCAGGTGGTCGCTAGCCACCTGGTGGCCACAGACCAGGCTTCAGGAGAAGATACCCGGCCCATGACATGCCCGgccgaggctcagagagccaCCCCTGAGACAACCCTTGCTTCTCCGCACAGCTCCCAGATGCTACTCAACAGTGAGATGGCCGCCCCCAAGGCTCCAGCAACCTCCACACAGCCCCAGACAGCTTCTCAGGCCCAGGAGGCTGCTACCGAGGGCCCTAGTACCGCCTGTGCTTTCTCTCAGGCTCCAGGTGCCAGTGAGATGGAGGCCACCCGGCCCAAGACAGCCTTCCTGGGTCAGAACGATGTCTTTGATTTCACCCAGCCGGCAGGTGTCAGTGGCACGGCCTTCCCACGTCCCAAGAGACCCGCCCCGGCCCAGGAGGCTGCCACAGAGGGCCCCAGTGCTGCCTCCGGGGTGCCCCAGGCTGCATCTGCAAGGGAGGGGGCAGCCACCCGGCCCAAGACGACCAAGTCTGGGAAGGCTCTCGCCAAGACTCGGTGGGTGGAGCCTCAGAATGTTGTGGCAGCACCTGCTGCCAAGGCCAAGATGGCCACGAGCATCCCTGAGCCTGAGGGTGCAGCTGCCcctgctcagcacagtgctgagcCCTGGGCCAGGATGGGAGGCAAGAGGACAAAGAAG TCCAAGCACCTGGATGACGAATATGAGAGCAGCGAGGAGGAAAGAGAGCCTCCTGCGGTCCCACCGACCTGGAGAGCATCGCAGCCCCCATTGGCGGTGCGGGCTCAGATGGCCCCTCGGCCCCCGATGGCCCTGAGGTCCCAGGTACCCTCAAGGCACGTACTGTGCCTGCCACCCCGCAACGTGACCCTTCTGCAAGAGAGG GCAAATAAGTTGGTGAAATATCTGATGATTAAAGACTACAAGAAGATCCCCATCAAGCGCTCAG ACATGCTGAAGGACGTCATCCGAGAATACGACGAACATTTCCCTGAGATCATTGAGCGAGCAACATACACCCTGGAAAAG AAGTTTGGGATCCACCTGAAGGAAATTGACAAGGAGGAACACCTGTACATCCTTGTCTGCACACGGGATTCTTCAGCTCGCCTCCTGGGAAA GACCAAGGACACTCCCCGCCTGAGTCTCCTCTTGGTGATTCTGGGAGTCATCTTCATGAATGGCAACCGTGCCAGCGAGG CTGTCCTCTGGGAAGCACTACGCAAGATGGGACTGCGCCCTGG GGTGAGGCACCCATTCCTTGGCGATCTGAGGAAGCTCATCACAGATGACTTCGTGAAGCAGAA GTACCTGGAATACAAGAAGATCCCCAATAGCAGCCCACCTGAGTATGAATTCCTGTGGGGCCTGCGAGCCCGGCACGAGACCAGCAAGATGAGGGTGCTGAGATTCATCGCCCAG AATCAGAACCGAGACCCCCGGGAGTGGAAGGCTCATTTCTTGGAGGCTGTGGATGATGCTTTCAAGACGATGGATGTGGATATGGCCGAGGAGCACGCCAGGGCCCAGATGAGGGCCCAGATGAACATCGGAGATGAAGCTCTGATTGGACGATGGAGCTGGGACGACATACAGGTGGAGCTCCTGACCTGGGATGAGGACGGAGATTTTGGAGACGCCTGGGCCAGGATCCCCTTTGCTTTCTGGGCCAGATACCATCAGTACATTCTGAATAGCAACCGTGCCAACAGGCGAGCCACTTGGAGAGCTGGCGTCAGCAGTGGCACCAACGGTGGGGCCAGCACCAGCATCCTAGATGGCCCTAGCACCAGCTCCACCATCCGGACCAGAAATGCCGCCAGAACGAGTGCCAACTTCTTCTCCTGGATCCA GCAACGCTGA
- the LOC106844060 gene encoding melanoma-associated antigen D4 isoform X2, whose product MRTGDLVERAFVGKAGGLEGSAHAQAAQPRGGGCAERRGGVVGAAVLAAVGEGEAAGFLVLRTDAIGAPGKGSVPDRIYPNRPACPPCTACMAEGSYRMESESYNVEDMDEGSDEVGEEEMVEGNDYEEFGAFGGYGTLTSFDIRILRAFGSLGPGLRILSNEPWELENPMLARTLIEAFQLDPETLANEAAARAANVARAAASNRAARAAAAAARATYNQVVASHLVATDQASGEDTRPMTCPAEAQRATPETTLASPHSSQMLLNSEMAAPKAPATSTQPQTASQAQEAATEGPSTACAFSQAPGASEMEATRPKTAFLGQNDVFDFTQPAGVSGTAFPRPKRPAPAQEAATEGPSAASGVPQAASAREGAATRPKTTKSGKALAKTRWVEPQNVVAAPAAKAKMATSIPEPEGAAAPAQHSAEPWARMGGKRTKKSKHLDDEYESSEEEREPPAVPPTWRASQPPLAVRAQMAPRPPMALRSQVPSRHVLCLPPRNVTLLQERANKLVKYLMIKDYKKIPIKRSDMLKDVIREYDEHFPEIIERATYTLEKKFGIHLKEIDKEEHLYILVCTRDSSARLLGKTKDTPRLSLLLVILGVIFMNGNRASEAVLWEALRKMGLRPGVRHPFLGDLRKLITDDFVKQKYLEYKKIPNSSPPEYEFLWGLRARHETSKMRVLRFIAQNQNRDPREWKAHFLEAVDDAFKTMDVDMAEEHARAQMRAQMNIGDEALIGRWSWDDIQVELLTWDEDGDFGDAWARIPFAFWARYHQYILNSNRANRRATWRAGVSSGTNGGASTSILDGPSTSSTIRTRNAARTSANFFSWIQ is encoded by the exons ATGCGCACTGGGGACCTGGTGGAAAGGGCTTTTGTTGGGAAAGCCGGCGGGCTGGAGGGGTCCGCGCATGCGCAGGCTGCCCAGccgcgggggggggggtgcgcgGAGAGAAGGGGCGGGGTGGTCGGAGCTGCTGTGCTGGCAGCAGTAGGCGAGGGCGAGGCTGCGGGGTTCCTGGTGCTGAGGACGGACGCCATTGGAGCCCCGGGGAAG gGCTCTGTCCCTGACAGAATCTACCCCAACAGACCAGCCTGCCCGCCTTGTACTGCCTG CATGGCTGAGGGAAGCTACCGCATGGAATCGGAAAGCTACAACGTTGAAGACATGGATGAGGGTAGTGATGAAGTCGGGGAGGAAGAGATGGTTGAAGGCAACGACTATGAAGAATTTGGTGCTTTTGGAGGCTACGGCACCCTCACCAGCTTTGATATCCGAATCCTCAGAGCCTTTGGGAGCTTGGGTCCAGGCCTTCGCATCTTGTCG AATGAGCCCTGGGAACTGGAAAACCCTATGCTGGCCCGGACTCTGATAGAGGCATTTCAGCTGGATCCGGAAACACTTGCCAATGAGGCAGCCGCCCGTGCAGCCAACGTAGCCCGCGCTGCCGCCTCCAACCGTGCCGCTCGggctgctgccgccgctgcccGTGCCACCTACAATCAGGTGGTCGCTAGCCACCTGGTGGCCACAGACCAGGCTTCAGGAGAAGATACCCGGCCCATGACATGCCCGgccgaggctcagagagccaCCCCTGAGACAACCCTTGCTTCTCCGCACAGCTCCCAGATGCTACTCAACAGTGAGATGGCCGCCCCCAAGGCTCCAGCAACCTCCACACAGCCCCAGACAGCTTCTCAGGCCCAGGAGGCTGCTACCGAGGGCCCTAGTACCGCCTGTGCTTTCTCTCAGGCTCCAGGTGCCAGTGAGATGGAGGCCACCCGGCCCAAGACAGCCTTCCTGGGTCAGAACGATGTCTTTGATTTCACCCAGCCGGCAGGTGTCAGTGGCACGGCCTTCCCACGTCCCAAGAGACCCGCCCCGGCCCAGGAGGCTGCCACAGAGGGCCCCAGTGCTGCCTCCGGGGTGCCCCAGGCTGCATCTGCAAGGGAGGGGGCAGCCACCCGGCCCAAGACGACCAAGTCTGGGAAGGCTCTCGCCAAGACTCGGTGGGTGGAGCCTCAGAATGTTGTGGCAGCACCTGCTGCCAAGGCCAAGATGGCCACGAGCATCCCTGAGCCTGAGGGTGCAGCTGCCcctgctcagcacagtgctgagcCCTGGGCCAGGATGGGAGGCAAGAGGACAAAGAAG TCCAAGCACCTGGATGACGAATATGAGAGCAGCGAGGAGGAAAGAGAGCCTCCTGCGGTCCCACCGACCTGGAGAGCATCGCAGCCCCCATTGGCGGTGCGGGCTCAGATGGCCCCTCGGCCCCCGATGGCCCTGAGGTCCCAGGTACCCTCAAGGCACGTACTGTGCCTGCCACCCCGCAACGTGACCCTTCTGCAAGAGAGG GCAAATAAGTTGGTGAAATATCTGATGATTAAAGACTACAAGAAGATCCCCATCAAGCGCTCAG ACATGCTGAAGGACGTCATCCGAGAATACGACGAACATTTCCCTGAGATCATTGAGCGAGCAACATACACCCTGGAAAAG AAGTTTGGGATCCACCTGAAGGAAATTGACAAGGAGGAACACCTGTACATCCTTGTCTGCACACGGGATTCTTCAGCTCGCCTCCTGGGAAA GACCAAGGACACTCCCCGCCTGAGTCTCCTCTTGGTGATTCTGGGAGTCATCTTCATGAATGGCAACCGTGCCAGCGAGG CTGTCCTCTGGGAAGCACTACGCAAGATGGGACTGCGCCCTGG GGTGAGGCACCCATTCCTTGGCGATCTGAGGAAGCTCATCACAGATGACTTCGTGAAGCAGAA GTACCTGGAATACAAGAAGATCCCCAATAGCAGCCCACCTGAGTATGAATTCCTGTGGGGCCTGCGAGCCCGGCACGAGACCAGCAAGATGAGGGTGCTGAGATTCATCGCCCAG AATCAGAACCGAGACCCCCGGGAGTGGAAGGCTCATTTCTTGGAGGCTGTGGATGATGCTTTCAAGACGATGGATGTGGATATGGCCGAGGAGCACGCCAGGGCCCAGATGAGGGCCCAGATGAACATCGGAGATGAAGCTCTGATTGGACGATGGAGCTGGGACGACATACAGGTGGAGCTCCTGACCTGGGATGAGGACGGAGATTTTGGAGACGCCTGGGCCAGGATCCCCTTTGCTTTCTGGGCCAGATACCATCAGTACATTCTGAATAGCAACCGTGCCAACAGGCGAGCCACTTGGAGAGCTGGCGTCAGCAGTGGCACCAACGGTGGGGCCAGCACCAGCATCCTAGATGGCCCTAGCACCAGCTCCACCATCCGGACCAGAAATGCCGCCAGAACGAGTGCCAACTTCTTCTCCTGGATCCAGTAA
- the LOC106844060 gene encoding melanoma-associated antigen D4 isoform X3, which yields MAEGSYRMESESYNVEDMDEGSDEVGEEEMVEGNDYEEFGAFGGYGTLTSFDIRILRAFGSLGPGLRILSNEPWELENPMLARTLIEAFQLDPETLANEAAARAANVARAAASNRAARAAAAAARATYNQVVASHLVATDQASGEDTRPMTCPAEAQRATPETTLASPHSSQMLLNSEMAAPKAPATSTQPQTASQAQEAATEGPSTACAFSQAPGASEMEATRPKTAFLGQNDVFDFTQPAGVSGTAFPRPKRPAPAQEAATEGPSAASGVPQAASAREGAATRPKTTKSGKALAKTRWVEPQNVVAAPAAKAKMATSIPEPEGAAAPAQHSAEPWARMGGKRTKKSKHLDDEYESSEEEREPPAVPPTWRASQPPLAVRAQMAPRPPMALRSQVPSRHVLCLPPRNVTLLQERANKLVKYLMIKDYKKIPIKRSDMLKDVIREYDEHFPEIIERATYTLEKKFGIHLKEIDKEEHLYILVCTRDSSARLLGKTKDTPRLSLLLVILGVIFMNGNRASEAVLWEALRKMGLRPGVRHPFLGDLRKLITDDFVKQKYLEYKKIPNSSPPEYEFLWGLRARHETSKMRVLRFIAQNQNRDPREWKAHFLEAVDDAFKTMDVDMAEEHARAQMRAQMNIGDEALIGRWSWDDIQVELLTWDEDGDFGDAWARIPFAFWARYHQYILNSNRANRRATWRAGVSSGTNGGASTSILDGPSTSSTIRTRNAARTSANFFSWIQQR from the exons ATGGCTGAGGGAAGCTACCGCATGGAATCGGAAAGCTACAACGTTGAAGACATGGATGAGGGTAGTGATGAAGTCGGGGAGGAAGAGATGGTTGAAGGCAACGACTATGAAGAATTTGGTGCTTTTGGAGGCTACGGCACCCTCACCAGCTTTGATATCCGAATCCTCAGAGCCTTTGGGAGCTTGGGTCCAGGCCTTCGCATCTTGTCG AATGAGCCCTGGGAACTGGAAAACCCTATGCTGGCCCGGACTCTGATAGAGGCATTTCAGCTGGATCCGGAAACACTTGCCAATGAGGCAGCCGCCCGTGCAGCCAACGTAGCCCGCGCTGCCGCCTCCAACCGTGCCGCTCGggctgctgccgccgctgcccGTGCCACCTACAATCAGGTGGTCGCTAGCCACCTGGTGGCCACAGACCAGGCTTCAGGAGAAGATACCCGGCCCATGACATGCCCGgccgaggctcagagagccaCCCCTGAGACAACCCTTGCTTCTCCGCACAGCTCCCAGATGCTACTCAACAGTGAGATGGCCGCCCCCAAGGCTCCAGCAACCTCCACACAGCCCCAGACAGCTTCTCAGGCCCAGGAGGCTGCTACCGAGGGCCCTAGTACCGCCTGTGCTTTCTCTCAGGCTCCAGGTGCCAGTGAGATGGAGGCCACCCGGCCCAAGACAGCCTTCCTGGGTCAGAACGATGTCTTTGATTTCACCCAGCCGGCAGGTGTCAGTGGCACGGCCTTCCCACGTCCCAAGAGACCCGCCCCGGCCCAGGAGGCTGCCACAGAGGGCCCCAGTGCTGCCTCCGGGGTGCCCCAGGCTGCATCTGCAAGGGAGGGGGCAGCCACCCGGCCCAAGACGACCAAGTCTGGGAAGGCTCTCGCCAAGACTCGGTGGGTGGAGCCTCAGAATGTTGTGGCAGCACCTGCTGCCAAGGCCAAGATGGCCACGAGCATCCCTGAGCCTGAGGGTGCAGCTGCCcctgctcagcacagtgctgagcCCTGGGCCAGGATGGGAGGCAAGAGGACAAAGAAG TCCAAGCACCTGGATGACGAATATGAGAGCAGCGAGGAGGAAAGAGAGCCTCCTGCGGTCCCACCGACCTGGAGAGCATCGCAGCCCCCATTGGCGGTGCGGGCTCAGATGGCCCCTCGGCCCCCGATGGCCCTGAGGTCCCAGGTACCCTCAAGGCACGTACTGTGCCTGCCACCCCGCAACGTGACCCTTCTGCAAGAGAGG GCAAATAAGTTGGTGAAATATCTGATGATTAAAGACTACAAGAAGATCCCCATCAAGCGCTCAG ACATGCTGAAGGACGTCATCCGAGAATACGACGAACATTTCCCTGAGATCATTGAGCGAGCAACATACACCCTGGAAAAG AAGTTTGGGATCCACCTGAAGGAAATTGACAAGGAGGAACACCTGTACATCCTTGTCTGCACACGGGATTCTTCAGCTCGCCTCCTGGGAAA GACCAAGGACACTCCCCGCCTGAGTCTCCTCTTGGTGATTCTGGGAGTCATCTTCATGAATGGCAACCGTGCCAGCGAGG CTGTCCTCTGGGAAGCACTACGCAAGATGGGACTGCGCCCTGG GGTGAGGCACCCATTCCTTGGCGATCTGAGGAAGCTCATCACAGATGACTTCGTGAAGCAGAA GTACCTGGAATACAAGAAGATCCCCAATAGCAGCCCACCTGAGTATGAATTCCTGTGGGGCCTGCGAGCCCGGCACGAGACCAGCAAGATGAGGGTGCTGAGATTCATCGCCCAG AATCAGAACCGAGACCCCCGGGAGTGGAAGGCTCATTTCTTGGAGGCTGTGGATGATGCTTTCAAGACGATGGATGTGGATATGGCCGAGGAGCACGCCAGGGCCCAGATGAGGGCCCAGATGAACATCGGAGATGAAGCTCTGATTGGACGATGGAGCTGGGACGACATACAGGTGGAGCTCCTGACCTGGGATGAGGACGGAGATTTTGGAGACGCCTGGGCCAGGATCCCCTTTGCTTTCTGGGCCAGATACCATCAGTACATTCTGAATAGCAACCGTGCCAACAGGCGAGCCACTTGGAGAGCTGGCGTCAGCAGTGGCACCAACGGTGGGGCCAGCACCAGCATCCTAGATGGCCCTAGCACCAGCTCCACCATCCGGACCAGAAATGCCGCCAGAACGAGTGCCAACTTCTTCTCCTGGATCCA GCAACGCTGA